The window CGTTATCCTCAACACGCCGTTCCAGCGCGATCTCGACAGCCGAGCCAACGAAACACCCGGCGCCGTCGAATTCGTCGGCAAGACGCTGTCGCAGCCCAAGCCGACGCTGCCGGCGCCGCATCAGGTGGCGGTGAATTTCTTCGAGAACACTTTTCTGCGGCCGGTCACCTCGACCCGCAGCCTCGTCTACAATGCCTGGGTGACGCTGTCCTCGACGCTGCTCGGCTTCGCCTTCGGCACCGCGCTCGGCATCCTGATCGCCGTCGGCATCGTGCATGTGGCGACGCTCGAGCGCAGCCTGATGCCGTGGATCATCGCCTCGCAGACCATTCCCATTCTGGCGGTGGCGCCGATGATCATCGTCGTGCTGGCGGCGGTGGGTATCACCGGCCTGATCCCGAAAGCAATGATCTCGACCTACCTGTCGTTTTTCCCGGTCGCCGTCGGTATGGTGAAAGGACTGCGCTCGCCCGAGATCATGCATCTCGACCTGATGCACACCTACAATGCCAGCCCTACGCAGACCTTCTGGAAATTGCGCGTGCCGGCCTCGGTGCCGTTCCTGTTCACCTCGATGAAGGTGGCGGTGGCGGCAAGCCTGGTCGGCGCCATAGTCGGCGAATTGCCGACGGGTGCCGTCGCCGGCATCGGAGCGAAGCTTCTGGCCGGTGCCTATTACAGCCAGTCCATCGACATCTGGTCGGCGCTGGTCGCAGGCTCGGTCGTGGCGGCGCTGCTGGTCATGGTGGTCGGTATCGCCGGCCGGCTGGTTGATCGCGCCATGGGCGGGAGGCCGGCATGAGTACGCTCCTGGACCTTGCCAACATAGGGCCACGCTCCTGGCAGGGGTTTACCGCGCTTGCCCTGATCGCCGGTGCCATATTCTTATGGCCGCTTACCAATGCCACACCCGGCTACAACGTGGCGGCAGCGGCTTTGATTTTCTTCCTGCTGCTGCTTGCGATCGAGATGGATCAATTTCCACCGGTGTGCGCTGCAATCTGCCTTTTTGTTGGCTCGCATGGCGCGGTCTGGGTGCTGATGCGCGGATTGGTAGGAAACGAAGGCACCGCCCGAATATCCTTCTTTTTTGTCCTTGCAGCTGCCTGGCTGCTCGGCTGGCGATGCGTGGCGGTGCTTTCGACGCTCCGTCCTGCGGCGAACTGGGCTCGGACCGCGCTACGCCTCGTCATCCCCGCCATCTTCGGCGCCTGGATCCTGATCATCTGGGAAGCCGTGACACGGGGAGCCGGCATCCCCTTCATCCTGCTGCCGCCGCCGAGCGCCATCGGCGCGCGTATTGCCAACTCACTGCCGATCCTGGGATCGGACGTGCGGCAGACGATCTTCAAGGCGGTGCTGATCGGCTATGTCGTCGGCAATCTCGCCGGCTTCACCGTCGCCATCCTCGCCGACCGCGTGCCTTTCCTGCGGCGCGGCCTGCTGCCGATCGGCAATATGGTTTCGGCGCTGCCGATCATCGGCGTGGCGCCGATCATGGTCATGTGGTTCGGCTTCGACTGGCCGTCCAAGGCCGCGGTCGTCATCATCATGACCTTCTTCCCGATGCTGGTGAATACGGTGGCGGGCCTTGCCGCATCCGGGCATATGGAGCGCGACCTGATGCGCACTTATGCATCGGGCTATTGGCCGACCTTGCTCAAGCTCAGGCTGCCGGCGGCCATGCCGTTCATCTTCAACGCGCTGAAGATCAACTCCACGCTGGCGCTGATCGGCGCCATCGTCGCTGAGTTCTTCGGCACGCCGGTCGTCGGCATGGGATTTCGCATTTCGACCGAAGTCGGGCGGATGAATATCGACATGGTCTGGGCCGAAATCGCAGTTGCAGCACTTGCGGGTTCGGTCTTTTATGGCGTGGTCGCTCTTGTCGAGAGAGCCGTCACGTTTTGGCATCCCTCTGTCCGTGGTGGATAGGGGCGGTGGGTTTGGGTGCTAACTTCAGAGGGTAAAAACATGAAAAGACTGGTAATTTCTGCTTTGGCCGGCGCGATGTCGCTGGCCGCTTTCCAGGCGATGGCGGCCGACAAGGTGACGCTGCAGCTGAAATGGGTCACGCAGGCGCAGTTCGCCGGCTACTATGTCGCCAAGGCCAAGGGTTTCTATGACGCGGAAGGCCTCGACGTCGACATCAAGCCGGGCGGCCCCGACATCGCGCCCGAGCAGGTGATCGCCGGCGGCGGCGCCGACGTTATCGTCGATTGGATGGGCGGCGCGCTGGCCGCGCGCGAGAAGGGCGTGCCGCTGGTCAACATCGCCCAGCCGTTCAAGAAGGCCGGCATGGAGCTGGTCTGCCCGAAGGACGGCCCGATCAAGACCGAAGCCGACTTCAAGGGCCATACGCTCGGCGTCTGGTTCTTCGGCAACGAATATCCGTTCTACGCCTGGATGAACAAGCTTGGCCTCAAGACCGATGGCGGCAAGGATGGCGTGACCGTGCTGAAGCAGAGCTTCGACGTGCAGCCGCTGATCCAGAAGCAGGCGGACTGCATCTCGGTCATGACCTACAATGAATACTGGCAGCTGATCGACGCCGGCTACAAGCCGGAACAGCTGACCGTGTTCAACTATTCGGCGATGGGCAACGACCTGCTCGAGGACGGGCTCTATGCGTCGGAAGACAAGCTCAAGGATCCGGCCTTCGCCGACAAGATGGTGCGCTTCGTGCGCGCCTCGATGAAGGGCTGGAAATATGCCGTTGATCACAACGACGAGGCGGCAGGCATCGTCATGGACAATGGCGGCCAGGACGAGAACCATCAGAAGCGGATGATGAGCGAAGTCGCCAAGCTGGTCGACAATGCCGACGGCAAGCTCGACCCGGCGACCTATGAGCGCACCGCCAAGGCGCTGCTCGACCAGAAGATCATCACCAAGGAGCCGACCGGCGCCTACACCACCGCCATCACCGACAAAGCGGTCAAGTAAGGCCGCTTCTCAACGGCTGACATCGAAAGGGGCGGGCGACCGCCCCTTTTTCATGCGTGGTGGTAAAATAAATGTGTACCGGGGGATACATCCGGCCGTCCAGCCGTTGCATCGACGCATTCGCGCGTCGAGGGGCCGTGACGGATGCGACAGCCAACGGAGGTTCTCAATGCGCATCCAGTCTATGTCGCCGATGCTTTCGGCGATCGTCGTTTCGACGGCTTTCCTTTTCGCATCGCCAGCCATGGCCGATATGGTGAAGTACAAGGCGACGCTCGACGGCGGCCAGCAGAGCCCGCCTGTCACCACCAAGGGCAAGGGGACCGCCACCCTCACCTTCGACACCACCAAGAAGAAGCTGACCTGGAACGTCAAATATTCCGGCCTCAGCGGGCCGGCGACGGCCGGGCATATTCACGGCCCGGCGGACATGGGCGCAAACGCGGATCCCGTAATTCCGTTCAAGAAACTCAAGAGCCCGATCAAGGGATCGGCGATGCTGACCGATGCGCAGGCGGCCGATCTGGAGGCCGGCAAATATTACGTCAACATCCACACCAAGGCCAATCCGGACGGCGAGATCCGCGGCCAGATCGAGAAGGCTGCGACGACGATGTAGCGCAGGCCTGCCGGCAGGACAGGGCGGTAACCGCCCTGTCCGTCGCGTCATGATTTATCGCGGATTTGCGTCAGCGTGCGGGTCGGCGTGATCGCCTCGGGATCGAGCCTGATCTCGACGATCGCCGGCTTGCCGCTGGCGCGCGCGCGCTCGAAGGCGGGCGCGAAGTCGGCGGTCTTCTCCACCAGCTCACCATGCCCGCCATAAGCGCGGGCGAGCGCGGCGAAATCCGGGTTCTTGAGGTCGGTGGCGACGACGCGGCTCGGATATTCCCGCTCCTGATGCATGCGGATGGTGCCGTAGATGCCGTTGTTGACGACGATGACGATGATCGGCAGGCTGTACTGCACGGCGGTGGCGAATTCCTGTCCGTTCATCAGGAAGCAGCCGTCGCCGGCAAAGGCAATGACCTCGCGGTCCGGAAACAGGGTCTTGGCCGCGACCGCCGCCGGGGTGCCGTAGCCCATCGAGCCGGATGTCGGGGCGGCCTGTGTCGCGAACTGGCGGAAGCGGTGGAAACGATGCACCCAGGTGGCGTAGTTGCCGGCGCCGTTGGTGAAGATGGCGTCTTCGGGCAGCGCCTTTTCCAGATAATTCATGATCGGCCCCATCTGAACCGGGCCGGGGCCGGTCTCGGGCGGCGTCGACCATTCGAGATAGGCGGCGTGCAGCCTTGGCGCTTCGGCTGTCCAGGCTGGCTCCGAAGCCGGCTTGCGTCCGGCTAAGGCTTCGACGAAGGCCGAGGGTGAGGCGTTGATCGCCAATGTCGGCCGATAGACGCGGCCAAGTTCGCCGGCGTCGGCATGGACATGCACCAGCGCCTGGTCGGGATAGGGGCTTTTCAGCAGCGTGTAGTCCGAGGATGGCATCTCGCCCATGCGGCCGCCGATCAAAAGCACGACGTCGGCCTGCTTGATTGCCGAGGCCAGCTTCGGGTTGATGCCGATGCCGACATCGCCGGCGTAGTTCGGATGGAGGTGGTCGAACAGCATCTGGCGCCGGAAAGAGCAGCCGACTGGCAGCGACCAGGCTTCGGCGATCGTGCGCATCCGCGCTACTGCCTCTTCGTCCCAGCGCGTGCCGCCGAGAATGACGAATGGGCGCTTGGCGCCGGCAAGCAGCATCTCCAGCGCGTCGAGCTCTGCTTCGCCGGGACGCGTCTCCACCGGCGTGTGCGGAAGGGCTTCCGGCGCCTCGACCTCGCTGGTCAGCATATCCTCGGGCAGCGAGATAACCACGGGGCCAGGCCGGCCCGAAGTCGCCACCGCGAAGGCGCGGGTGACGAATTCGGGAATGCGCGCGGCATCATCGATCTCGACCACCCATTTGGCGATGTCGCCGAAGAAGCGTTTGTAGTCGACCTCCTGGAAAGCTTCGCGCTCCTTGGCGTGGCTGGCGACCTGGCCGATGAACAGGATGAGCGGCACCGAATCCTGCATGGCGATGTGGATGCCGGCCGAGGCATTGGTGGCGCCCGGGCCGCGGGTGACGAAGCAGATGCCGGGTTTGCCGGTCAGGCGACCCTGGCAGTCTGCCATCATCGCCGCACCTCCTTCCTGGCGGCAGACGATGGTGCGGATGGGCGAGTCATGCAGCGCGTCGAGCACAGCCAGATAGGATTCGCCCGGTACGCAGAAGATGCGGTCGGTGCCGTTGGCTTCCAGCGCCTCGACTATCAATTGTCCGCCTGTCTTCATTTTTCGGATCTCTCCAGTTCGGCAAGGATTTCCGCGGTGTGCTCGCCAAGGCGCGGCGAGGGGCGCTCGTAGACCAGCGGCGTGCCCGACATCAGCATCGGCGCCCGCACCGATGGCAGCAAATTGCCATGGCCGTCGTCGAGGTCGAGCCGCATGCCGCGCGCGATCGTCTGCGGGTCGGCGAACATCTGGCCGATGGTGTTGATCGGGCTCGCCGGCACGCCTGCTGCCTCAAGTTTTGCCAGCAGCGGATCGCGATCCCAGGTCTTCAACGTCTCGATGATCAGTTCGCGCAGTTTCGCGCGGTTGGCGACGCGGGCAGGATTGGTCGCGAAATCGGGATCGGCTGGCAGGTCGGCGAGACCGACCGCGGCGCAGAATTTGGTGAACTGGCCGTCATTTCCAATCGCCAGGATGATGTGGCCGTCCTTCACCGGCAGCACCTCATAAGGCGCAATGTTCATATGCGCATTGCCCATCTGCACCGGTGACTTGCCGGAGACCAGATAATTGAGGTTCTGGTTGCCGAGCGCCGAGATCTGGCTGTCGAACAGCGCCATGTCGATGTGCTGGCCTTCGCCGGTCTTTTCCGCATGGCGCAGCGCCGCCTGGATGGCGATGACCGAGTAAAGCCCGGTGAACAGGTCGGAGATGGCGACCCCGGCCTTTTGCGGTTCGCGCCCGGCCTCGCCGGTGATCGACATCATGCCGGCCATCGCCTGGATGATGAAATCGTAGCCCGCACGGGGCGCATAGGGGCCGTCCTGGCCAAAGCCGGTGATCGAACAATAGACGAGGCGCGGGTTGAGCTTCTTCAGGCTGTCATAGTCGAGGCCGTATTTCTTCAGGCCGCCGAGCTTGAAGTTCTCGATCAGCACGTCCGCAGTGGCGACCAGCCGGCACAGCGTGTCGGCGCCTTCCGCTTTGGAGAAATCGACAGCGATCGAGCGCTTGCCGCGGTTGCAGGAGTGATAATAGGCGGCCGACAGGTTCACGCCGTCGTGGCTCATGACGAAGGGCGGACCCCATTTGCGGGTATCGTCGCCGCCATCCGGGCTCTCGACCTTGATGACATCGGCGCCGAGATCGGCGAGCAACTGCCCGGCCCAGGGGCCAGCCAGGATGCGGGCGAGTTCGATAACGCGGATGCCTTTGAGCGGAGGTTCGGCCATCGCCGGTTCGGACATGGGATCACCGTGGTTTAACGAAGCGAAGGCTCTATCAATCGCAGGCCACCCTGTCACGGCCCATGCGATGGGCCACACCGGTCAGCACTTCAGCACGCGGTCGGTCCAGGCGGCGAAATCATCCATGACGACGTCGCGATTGATCTCGTTCAGACTTTCGTGGCGGGTGTCGGCGTAAACTTTTGAAACCAGATTCGAAAAGCCCATCATGTGCATGCGCCCGGCCAGGTGGTTGACGGCTTTGCCGTAATCCGACGCGGGATCCTTCTCGCCACCGACAAGATTGACGAAGAGTTCGCGGCGCACATCGGCAAAGCTGCTGTTCTTGCCGCCGTAAAGCGCCATTTTGACCACGTCGCGCCACATCGACACCGAGGCGTCCCAGCCGCAGAGCGGGTCGGCGATGTATTTGTCGACCTCGGCCGGGTCGCGCGACAGCCAGTCGAACAAGGTCCGGTGATCGGGCACCGCCTTGCCCCAGGCCTGGAAGGTCAGCTTCGGCAAAAGCCGAGAAGGGACGTCGGAGCCCAGCCGCATCCGTTCCCAGCCGAGAATGCCCAATGCCAGCTGCCCGAGCAGGCCTTGCGAGAAATTGCCGTTCCAGATCGCGGCGGCATGGACACGACCGGAATGGCGCAGGACAAAGTTCAGCGCGATCGAGGCACCGAGCGAATGGCCGAAGACGATGACCGGCAATCCCGGATGCTCGGACGCGATCAGGTCATGGACCGCGCCGACATCGGCGATCACCTTGGCGATGCCATCAGTATCGGCGAATTTACCGAGCGGCGCGTCGGGTGCCTTCGTCGCGCCATGGCCTCGATGGTCATGCGCATAAACGTGGAAGCCACGGCCCCCGAGGAAATCGGCAAAGCGGGCATAGCGCGCCGCATGCTCGGCCAGCCCATGGTTGATCTGGACCACGGCGCGCGGGTTTGCCCCCGCCTGTTTCACATTAAGGTTGAGGTCGGCCCCTGTCGGTGAGGCCAGCCTGATCTGCTTGTCGAATGGCATGTCTCGCTCCCTCCGCGACTGTTGGGGGAGCGGCTGATCGGCGTCAAGGGCAGAGCCGTTCGATCAGCGCAGCCTGGAAGCGTTCAGCGGGAGATTGTTTTTTTCGCCCGGCGAAAAAAGATCGCAATTCTGACACGCCGACTGTTCTAGTGTGACAATCCAATACTGATTTGTTGCAATCAACTGCCGGGAGAGCGGGAATGCGGGTTTGGGCACTGTGGGGTTCGGTTTTTCTGTGCGCCGCCGGCGTCAACGCGGCGCATGCCGACGTCAAAATGAGCGGCACCTTCGTGGCCGACAGCGCCTGTCCGGCGACGCAGGCCATCAAGAGCGGCAAGAACCCCGGCAATGTCTCGACCGAGGCCGGGCAGAGCTATCAGCTTCTGGCCGGCAACAAGGACCAGCCAAGCCATTATCTCATCCAGGTGCCGGGCGCCGATCCGGAACGGCGCTGGGTGAAGATCGGCTGCGGCCATGTCAGCGGCGGCAGTGCGTCAACCACGACGGCGCCCTCCGACCAGACCACTAGGCCGTCGCAACAGGTCTCGGGCAAGCCGGAATATGTCTTCGCGCTGAGCTGGCAGCCGGCCTTCTGCGAAACCAAGGCCAGCAAGCCCGAATGCAAGGCGCAGAGCCCCGGCGAGTTCGATGCCTCGCACTTCACGCTTCATGGGCTGTGGCCGCAGCCGAACGGCAATTTCTATTGCCAGGTGTCGGGAAGCGACAAGGCCAATGATAATCCATCCCACTGGGGCGACCTGCCGCCGGTCAATCTCGACGCGAACACGCGCGCCGAGCTTGAACAGGTGATGCCGGGCACGGCTTCCAAGCTCGAACGCCACGAGTGGATCAAGCACGGCACCTGCTACGGCAAGAACCAGCAGGATTATTTCTCCGATGCGCTCAATCTGATGCGGGCGGTGAACGCTTCGCCGGTGCGCGATCTCTTCAACAAGAATGTCGGCAAGCAGCTGACGTCGGACCAGATCCGCAGCGCCTTCGACCAGGCTTTCGGCGCCGGCGCCGGCGAGCGCGTGCGCGTGTCCTGCCTGGTCGATCCGTCGAGCGGCAGGCGGCTGATCGGC is drawn from Mesorhizobium sp. B1-1-8 and contains these coding sequences:
- a CDS encoding ABC transporter permease; protein product: MDSFRSKIIPVSTILAGVVVIWYVFAVILNTPFQRDLDSRANETPGAVEFVGKTLSQPKPTLPAPHQVAVNFFENTFLRPVTSTRSLVYNAWVTLSSTLLGFAFGTALGILIAVGIVHVATLERSLMPWIIASQTIPILAVAPMIIVVLAAVGITGLIPKAMISTYLSFFPVAVGMVKGLRSPEIMHLDLMHTYNASPTQTFWKLRVPASVPFLFTSMKVAVAASLVGAIVGELPTGAVAGIGAKLLAGAYYSQSIDIWSALVAGSVVAALLVMVVGIAGRLVDRAMGGRPA
- a CDS encoding ABC transporter permease, with the translated sequence MSTLLDLANIGPRSWQGFTALALIAGAIFLWPLTNATPGYNVAAAALIFFLLLLAIEMDQFPPVCAAICLFVGSHGAVWVLMRGLVGNEGTARISFFFVLAAAWLLGWRCVAVLSTLRPAANWARTALRLVIPAIFGAWILIIWEAVTRGAGIPFILLPPPSAIGARIANSLPILGSDVRQTIFKAVLIGYVVGNLAGFTVAILADRVPFLRRGLLPIGNMVSALPIIGVAPIMVMWFGFDWPSKAAVVIIMTFFPMLVNTVAGLAASGHMERDLMRTYASGYWPTLLKLRLPAAMPFIFNALKINSTLALIGAIVAEFFGTPVVGMGFRISTEVGRMNIDMVWAEIAVAALAGSVFYGVVALVERAVTFWHPSVRGG
- a CDS encoding ABC transporter substrate-binding protein, whose translation is MKRLVISALAGAMSLAAFQAMAADKVTLQLKWVTQAQFAGYYVAKAKGFYDAEGLDVDIKPGGPDIAPEQVIAGGGADVIVDWMGGALAAREKGVPLVNIAQPFKKAGMELVCPKDGPIKTEADFKGHTLGVWFFGNEYPFYAWMNKLGLKTDGGKDGVTVLKQSFDVQPLIQKQADCISVMTYNEYWQLIDAGYKPEQLTVFNYSAMGNDLLEDGLYASEDKLKDPAFADKMVRFVRASMKGWKYAVDHNDEAAGIVMDNGGQDENHQKRMMSEVAKLVDNADGKLDPATYERTAKALLDQKIITKEPTGAYTTAITDKAVK
- a CDS encoding CHRD domain-containing protein, whose protein sequence is MRIQSMSPMLSAIVVSTAFLFASPAMADMVKYKATLDGGQQSPPVTTKGKGTATLTFDTTKKKLTWNVKYSGLSGPATAGHIHGPADMGANADPVIPFKKLKSPIKGSAMLTDAQAADLEAGKYYVNIHTKANPDGEIRGQIEKAATTM
- a CDS encoding thiamine pyrophosphate-binding protein — its product is MKTGGQLIVEALEANGTDRIFCVPGESYLAVLDALHDSPIRTIVCRQEGGAAMMADCQGRLTGKPGICFVTRGPGATNASAGIHIAMQDSVPLILFIGQVASHAKEREAFQEVDYKRFFGDIAKWVVEIDDAARIPEFVTRAFAVATSGRPGPVVISLPEDMLTSEVEAPEALPHTPVETRPGEAELDALEMLLAGAKRPFVILGGTRWDEEAVARMRTIAEAWSLPVGCSFRRQMLFDHLHPNYAGDVGIGINPKLASAIKQADVVLLIGGRMGEMPSSDYTLLKSPYPDQALVHVHADAGELGRVYRPTLAINASPSAFVEALAGRKPASEPAWTAEAPRLHAAYLEWSTPPETGPGPVQMGPIMNYLEKALPEDAIFTNGAGNYATWVHRFHRFRQFATQAAPTSGSMGYGTPAAVAAKTLFPDREVIAFAGDGCFLMNGQEFATAVQYSLPIIVIVVNNGIYGTIRMHQEREYPSRVVATDLKNPDFAALARAYGGHGELVEKTADFAPAFERARASGKPAIVEIRLDPEAITPTRTLTQIRDKS
- a CDS encoding CaiB/BaiF CoA transferase family protein, encoding MAEPPLKGIRVIELARILAGPWAGQLLADLGADVIKVESPDGGDDTRKWGPPFVMSHDGVNLSAAYYHSCNRGKRSIAVDFSKAEGADTLCRLVATADVLIENFKLGGLKKYGLDYDSLKKLNPRLVYCSITGFGQDGPYAPRAGYDFIIQAMAGMMSITGEAGREPQKAGVAISDLFTGLYSVIAIQAALRHAEKTGEGQHIDMALFDSQISALGNQNLNYLVSGKSPVQMGNAHMNIAPYEVLPVKDGHIILAIGNDGQFTKFCAAVGLADLPADPDFATNPARVANRAKLRELIIETLKTWDRDPLLAKLEAAGVPASPINTIGQMFADPQTIARGMRLDLDDGHGNLLPSVRAPMLMSGTPLVYERPSPRLGEHTAEILAELERSEK
- a CDS encoding alpha/beta fold hydrolase, translating into MPFDKQIRLASPTGADLNLNVKQAGANPRAVVQINHGLAEHAARYARFADFLGGRGFHVYAHDHRGHGATKAPDAPLGKFADTDGIAKVIADVGAVHDLIASEHPGLPVIVFGHSLGASIALNFVLRHSGRVHAAAIWNGNFSQGLLGQLALGILGWERMRLGSDVPSRLLPKLTFQAWGKAVPDHRTLFDWLSRDPAEVDKYIADPLCGWDASVSMWRDVVKMALYGGKNSSFADVRRELFVNLVGGEKDPASDYGKAVNHLAGRMHMMGFSNLVSKVYADTRHESLNEINRDVVMDDFAAWTDRVLKC
- a CDS encoding ribonuclease T2 family protein, which translates into the protein MRVWALWGSVFLCAAGVNAAHADVKMSGTFVADSACPATQAIKSGKNPGNVSTEAGQSYQLLAGNKDQPSHYLIQVPGADPERRWVKIGCGHVSGGSASTTTAPSDQTTRPSQQVSGKPEYVFALSWQPAFCETKASKPECKAQSPGEFDASHFTLHGLWPQPNGNFYCQVSGSDKANDNPSHWGDLPPVNLDANTRAELEQVMPGTASKLERHEWIKHGTCYGKNQQDYFSDALNLMRAVNASPVRDLFNKNVGKQLTSDQIRSAFDQAFGAGAGERVRVSCLVDPSSGRRLIGELTLGLSGPIAADSKLSDLLMASAPTSKAGCPKGTVDPIGFQ